Proteins encoded together in one Cicer arietinum cultivar CDC Frontier isolate Library 1 chromosome 4, Cicar.CDCFrontier_v2.0, whole genome shotgun sequence window:
- the LOC101493420 gene encoding nucleolar complex-associated protein 2 isoform X2, whose product MDAANDTVMPERNVDEDNRVRRSRKKTMTGNEAKEHKDQLEKLQQKDPEFYEFLKEHDQELLQFSDDDVDEDVDTDMEDEDLQVDEDAPKHEVQEKEHKSSKKVITTSMVDLWCKSIKENGSLNAVRSLMRAFRMACHYGDDEENESMAKLSVMSSTVFNKIMLTVLNEMDGILRNLLKLPASGGRKEIITGLMTTKHWRSHGHIVKSYLGNALHILNQMTDTQMISFTLHRLKYSSLFLAAFPSLLRKYIKVALHFWGTGGGALPVVSCLFMRELCICIGSGCLDECFKGIYKAYVLNCHFVNAVKLKHIRFLGNCIIELLGVDLPTAYQHAFIFIRQLAMILRDALNTKTKEAFRKVYEWKFMCCLELWTDAIRAYSSQSDFKQLAYPLTQIISGVARLVPTARYFPLRLRCTRMLNQIAASTQSFVPVSMLLLDMLEMKELNSSPTGGVGKAVDLRSVLKVSKPTLKTRAFQEACVFSVVEELAEHLALWSYSVAFMELSFIPIVRLRSFCKLTKVERFRREMRQLIRQIEANVNFVNEKRTSVSFLPNDPAASSFLEDDKKSASSALSKYVITLRQRAEQKDNSLTESSVLVGEESSAFSDEASASDEEDARKNEDGTAAFSSSWLPGNDKIKQPTETKGKRKKQQKERTAVDDDVVEDLVLSSDEDEPSSSGPSAGKNDNVDRHLPSKQNRKPKHKTKRLKRNKSHSEGKKLHV is encoded by the exons ATGGATGCAGCTAATGATACAG TTATGCCAGAGAGGAATGTGGATGAAGATAATCGTGTAAGAAGAAGCAGGAAAAAAACCATGACTGGGAATGAAGCTAAAGAACATAAGGATCAACTAGAGAAACTTCAGCAGAAG GACCCAGAATTTTATGAGTTCTTGAAAGAGCATGACCAGGAGTTGCTTCAGTTCAgtgatgatgatgttgat GAAGATGTGGATACTGACATGGAAGATGAAGATCTACAGGTAGATGAGGATGCTCCTAAGCACGAGGTTCAAGAAAAGGAACATAAATCTTCTAAAAAAGTTATAACTACTTCTATGGTTGATTTGTGGTGCAAATCAATTAAAGAAAACGGAAGCTTAAACGCAGTTCGCTCCCTGATGAGGGCTTTTAGGATGGCATGCCACTATGGTGATGATGAGGAGAATGAGTCTATGGCAAAGCTTAGTGTAATGTCTAGCACCGTGTTCAACAAAATAATGTTGACTGTACTTAATGAAATGGATGGAATACTAAGAAATTTGTTGAAGCTTCCTGCTTCTGGTGGAAGGAAAGAGATCATAACAGGTTTGATGACCACAAAGCATTGGAGAAGTCATGGGCATATTGTGAAGTCCTATCTTGGAAATGCTCTCCACATTTTGAACCAAATGACTGATACACAAATGATATCATTTACTTTACATCGACTTAAATATTCTTCGTTGTTTTTGGCTGCTTTTCCTTCGCTTCTAAGGAAATACATTAAG GTGGCTCTTCATTTCTGGGGTACTGGTGGAGGTGCCCTTCCGGTTGTTTCATGTCTATTTATGAGAGAGTTATGCATCTGTATTGGATCTGGCTGTTTAGATGAATGCTTCAAAGGGATATATAAAGCCTATGTTTTGAATTGCCATTTTGTAAATGCAGTGAAACTTAAACATATTCGTTTCCTTGGCAACTGCATCATTGAACTTCTTGGTGTGGATCTTCCGACTGCATATCAACATGCCTTCATTTTTATCCGACAGTTGGCTATGATCTTAAGAGACGCACTTAATACAAAAACTAAG GAAGCTTTTCGCAAGGTTTATGAATGGAAGTTCATGTGCTGTCTTGAACTTTGGACTGATGCTATTCGGGCTTACAGTTCACAATCTGACTTTAAGCAACTTGCATATCCTCTGACCCAAATAATTTCTGGGGTAGCCCGTCTAGTTCCCACAGCAAGGTATTTTCCCCTTAGGTTGAGATGTACACGAATGCTAAACCAGATTGCTGCTTCTACCCAATCTTTTGTACCAGTATCTATGCTCCTTTTGGATATGCTGGAGATGAAAGAGTTGAATAGTTCCCCTACAGGAGGTGTTGGCAAAGCTGTTGACTTACGCAGTGTATTGAAG GTTAGCAAGCCGACTCTAAAGACACGGGCTTTTCAAGAGGCTTGTGTTTTTTCCGTGGTTGAAGAGCTTGCGGAACACCTAGCACTGTGGAGTTACTCTGTTGCGTTCATGGAGTTGTCCTTTATTCCGATTGTGAGGCTGCGTAGCTTTTGCAAATTGACCAAAGTTGAGAGGTTTCGAAGAGAAATGAGGCAGCTTATACGCCAG ATTGAGGCTAACGTCAATTTTGTGAATGAAAAGCGCACGTCGGTGTCCTTTTTACCTAATGATCCTGCGGCATCATCTTTTCTTGAG GATGACAAGAAGTCCGCCTCTAGTGCACTATCAAAGTATGTTATAACACTCCGCCAGAGAGCAGAGCAAAAAGATAACTCATTAACGGAATCCAG TGTTcttgttggagaagaatccTCTGCTTTTAGTGATGAAGCATCAGCAAGTGATGAAGAGGATGCTAGAAAGAACGAGGATGGAACTGCTGCCTTTAGCTCATCCTGGTTGCCCGGAAATGACAA GATAAAACAACCCACCGAAACAAAAGGAAAGAGGAAAAAGCAGCAGAAAGAGAGAACAGCtgttgatgatgatgttgtggaGGACTTGGTACTTAGTTCTGATGAAGACGAGCCTTCAAGCAGTGGCCCTAGTGCTGGTAAAAATGACAATGTAGATCGTCATTTACCTTCAAAACAAAACCGCAAGCCGAAGCATAAAACAAAAAGGTTGAAAAGGAATAAATCTCACTCAGAAGGGAAAAAGTTACATGTCTAG
- the LOC101493420 gene encoding nucleolar complex-associated protein 2 isoform X1: MQLMIQFVIFLIVMPERNVDEDNRVRRSRKKTMTGNEAKEHKDQLEKLQQKDPEFYEFLKEHDQELLQFSDDDVDEDVDTDMEDEDLQVDEDAPKHEVQEKEHKSSKKVITTSMVDLWCKSIKENGSLNAVRSLMRAFRMACHYGDDEENESMAKLSVMSSTVFNKIMLTVLNEMDGILRNLLKLPASGGRKEIITGLMTTKHWRSHGHIVKSYLGNALHILNQMTDTQMISFTLHRLKYSSLFLAAFPSLLRKYIKVALHFWGTGGGALPVVSCLFMRELCICIGSGCLDECFKGIYKAYVLNCHFVNAVKLKHIRFLGNCIIELLGVDLPTAYQHAFIFIRQLAMILRDALNTKTKEAFRKVYEWKFMCCLELWTDAIRAYSSQSDFKQLAYPLTQIISGVARLVPTARYFPLRLRCTRMLNQIAASTQSFVPVSMLLLDMLEMKELNSSPTGGVGKAVDLRSVLKVSKPTLKTRAFQEACVFSVVEELAEHLALWSYSVAFMELSFIPIVRLRSFCKLTKVERFRREMRQLIRQIEANVNFVNEKRTSVSFLPNDPAASSFLEDDKKSASSALSKYVITLRQRAEQKDNSLTESSVLVGEESSAFSDEASASDEEDARKNEDGTAAFSSSWLPGNDKIKQPTETKGKRKKQQKERTAVDDDVVEDLVLSSDEDEPSSSGPSAGKNDNVDRHLPSKQNRKPKHKTKRLKRNKSHSEGKKLHV, translated from the exons ATGCAGCTAATGATACAG ttCGTTATTTTTTTGATAGTTATGCCAGAGAGGAATGTGGATGAAGATAATCGTGTAAGAAGAAGCAGGAAAAAAACCATGACTGGGAATGAAGCTAAAGAACATAAGGATCAACTAGAGAAACTTCAGCAGAAG GACCCAGAATTTTATGAGTTCTTGAAAGAGCATGACCAGGAGTTGCTTCAGTTCAgtgatgatgatgttgat GAAGATGTGGATACTGACATGGAAGATGAAGATCTACAGGTAGATGAGGATGCTCCTAAGCACGAGGTTCAAGAAAAGGAACATAAATCTTCTAAAAAAGTTATAACTACTTCTATGGTTGATTTGTGGTGCAAATCAATTAAAGAAAACGGAAGCTTAAACGCAGTTCGCTCCCTGATGAGGGCTTTTAGGATGGCATGCCACTATGGTGATGATGAGGAGAATGAGTCTATGGCAAAGCTTAGTGTAATGTCTAGCACCGTGTTCAACAAAATAATGTTGACTGTACTTAATGAAATGGATGGAATACTAAGAAATTTGTTGAAGCTTCCTGCTTCTGGTGGAAGGAAAGAGATCATAACAGGTTTGATGACCACAAAGCATTGGAGAAGTCATGGGCATATTGTGAAGTCCTATCTTGGAAATGCTCTCCACATTTTGAACCAAATGACTGATACACAAATGATATCATTTACTTTACATCGACTTAAATATTCTTCGTTGTTTTTGGCTGCTTTTCCTTCGCTTCTAAGGAAATACATTAAG GTGGCTCTTCATTTCTGGGGTACTGGTGGAGGTGCCCTTCCGGTTGTTTCATGTCTATTTATGAGAGAGTTATGCATCTGTATTGGATCTGGCTGTTTAGATGAATGCTTCAAAGGGATATATAAAGCCTATGTTTTGAATTGCCATTTTGTAAATGCAGTGAAACTTAAACATATTCGTTTCCTTGGCAACTGCATCATTGAACTTCTTGGTGTGGATCTTCCGACTGCATATCAACATGCCTTCATTTTTATCCGACAGTTGGCTATGATCTTAAGAGACGCACTTAATACAAAAACTAAG GAAGCTTTTCGCAAGGTTTATGAATGGAAGTTCATGTGCTGTCTTGAACTTTGGACTGATGCTATTCGGGCTTACAGTTCACAATCTGACTTTAAGCAACTTGCATATCCTCTGACCCAAATAATTTCTGGGGTAGCCCGTCTAGTTCCCACAGCAAGGTATTTTCCCCTTAGGTTGAGATGTACACGAATGCTAAACCAGATTGCTGCTTCTACCCAATCTTTTGTACCAGTATCTATGCTCCTTTTGGATATGCTGGAGATGAAAGAGTTGAATAGTTCCCCTACAGGAGGTGTTGGCAAAGCTGTTGACTTACGCAGTGTATTGAAG GTTAGCAAGCCGACTCTAAAGACACGGGCTTTTCAAGAGGCTTGTGTTTTTTCCGTGGTTGAAGAGCTTGCGGAACACCTAGCACTGTGGAGTTACTCTGTTGCGTTCATGGAGTTGTCCTTTATTCCGATTGTGAGGCTGCGTAGCTTTTGCAAATTGACCAAAGTTGAGAGGTTTCGAAGAGAAATGAGGCAGCTTATACGCCAG ATTGAGGCTAACGTCAATTTTGTGAATGAAAAGCGCACGTCGGTGTCCTTTTTACCTAATGATCCTGCGGCATCATCTTTTCTTGAG GATGACAAGAAGTCCGCCTCTAGTGCACTATCAAAGTATGTTATAACACTCCGCCAGAGAGCAGAGCAAAAAGATAACTCATTAACGGAATCCAG TGTTcttgttggagaagaatccTCTGCTTTTAGTGATGAAGCATCAGCAAGTGATGAAGAGGATGCTAGAAAGAACGAGGATGGAACTGCTGCCTTTAGCTCATCCTGGTTGCCCGGAAATGACAA GATAAAACAACCCACCGAAACAAAAGGAAAGAGGAAAAAGCAGCAGAAAGAGAGAACAGCtgttgatgatgatgttgtggaGGACTTGGTACTTAGTTCTGATGAAGACGAGCCTTCAAGCAGTGGCCCTAGTGCTGGTAAAAATGACAATGTAGATCGTCATTTACCTTCAAAACAAAACCGCAAGCCGAAGCATAAAACAAAAAGGTTGAAAAGGAATAAATCTCACTCAGAAGGGAAAAAGTTACATGTCTAG